One window of the Capnocytophaga haemolytica genome contains the following:
- a CDS encoding ABC-F family ATP-binding cassette domain-containing protein: MLSVSNLSVQFGKRVLFDEVNVTFTQGNCYGIIGANGAGKSTFLKILSGKQEPTSGRVILEPGKRMSVLEQDHYAYDDYTVLDTVIMGNKVLSKVKKEMDDLYADYSDEHAERIGELQMQFDEMNGWNAESDAAALLSNLGISEDMHYTLMSEMDGKLKVRVLLAQALFGNPDVLIMDEPTNDLDFETIGWLENFLANYDNTVIVVSHDRHFLDAVCTHISDIDFGKINHFSGNYTFWYESSQLAARQRAQQNKKAEEKSKELQEFIARFSANVAKSKQATSRKKMLEKLNIEEIKPSSRRYPAIIFDRDREAGDQILHVENLAASIDGQVLFQNVDINLAKDDKVAVISKDSRATTAFYEILNGNFKPDAGTFAWGITTSQSYLPVDNSDFFTQDLSLVDWLRQWAKTEEEREEVYVRGFLGKMLFSGEEALKNCKVLSGGEKVRCMLSRMMMLRANVLMLNEPTNHLDLESITAFNNSLKNFKGTVLFTTHDHEFSQTVANRIIELTPSGIIDRYMTFDEYMDDKNIQELREKMYKQ, encoded by the coding sequence ATGTTATCAGTATCCAATTTATCCGTACAATTCGGCAAGCGCGTCCTCTTCGATGAGGTCAATGTAACTTTTACACAAGGCAACTGCTACGGCATTATCGGTGCCAATGGGGCAGGCAAATCTACATTCCTTAAAATCCTTTCAGGCAAGCAAGAACCTACTTCGGGGCGTGTGATCCTCGAACCAGGCAAGCGTATGTCGGTGCTTGAACAAGACCACTACGCTTATGACGACTATACTGTGCTTGACACCGTGATTATGGGCAATAAAGTCCTCTCCAAAGTCAAAAAAGAGATGGACGACCTCTATGCGGACTATTCCGATGAGCACGCCGAACGCATTGGTGAGCTACAAATGCAGTTTGACGAGATGAACGGCTGGAATGCCGAGAGCGATGCGGCTGCTTTGCTCTCCAATTTGGGCATCTCTGAGGATATGCACTATACTCTAATGTCCGAAATGGACGGCAAACTCAAAGTGCGTGTACTTTTGGCACAAGCGCTATTTGGCAACCCCGATGTACTCATCATGGACGAGCCTACCAACGACCTCGACTTCGAGACTATCGGTTGGTTAGAGAACTTTTTGGCAAACTATGACAATACGGTGATTGTCGTTTCCCACGACCGCCACTTCCTCGATGCCGTTTGTACCCATATCTCGGATATTGACTTCGGAAAAATCAACCATTTTTCGGGTAACTATACTTTCTGGTACGAAAGTAGTCAGTTGGCAGCACGTCAGCGTGCGCAACAGAACAAAAAGGCGGAAGAGAAATCCAAAGAGTTACAAGAATTTATTGCGCGATTCAGTGCCAATGTGGCAAAATCAAAGCAGGCGACCTCTCGTAAGAAGATGTTGGAGAAACTCAATATCGAGGAAATCAAACCGTCTTCTCGTCGCTACCCTGCCATCATTTTCGACCGTGACCGCGAGGCGGGAGACCAAATCCTACACGTGGAAAACCTCGCTGCATCTATCGACGGACAGGTATTGTTCCAAAATGTGGACATCAACCTTGCCAAAGACGACAAAGTAGCCGTGATTTCTAAGGATTCACGCGCCACCACTGCTTTTTATGAGATTCTCAACGGCAACTTCAAGCCCGATGCGGGTACTTTTGCGTGGGGAATTACCACCTCACAGTCTTACCTTCCTGTGGATAACTCCGATTTTTTCACCCAAGACCTTTCTTTGGTGGATTGGTTGCGCCAATGGGCAAAAACAGAGGAAGAACGCGAGGAAGTATACGTGCGTGGCTTCTTGGGCAAGATGCTTTTCAGTGGCGAGGAAGCCCTCAAAAACTGCAAAGTGCTCTCAGGAGGCGAGAAAGTGCGCTGTATGCTCAGCCGTATGATGATGTTGCGCGCCAATGTGCTAATGCTGAACGAACCTACCAACCACTTGGATTTGGAGAGCATCACCGCCTTCAACAACTCGCTGAAAAACTTCAAAGGCACCGTGCTTTTCACCACTCACGACCACGAATTTTCGCAAACCGTCGCCAATCGTATCATCGAGCTCACCCCTAGTGGCATTATTGACCGCTATATGACCTTTGATGAATATATGGATGACAAGAATATTCAAGAACTCCGCGAAAAAATGTACAAACAATGA
- a CDS encoding AAA family ATPase, producing the protein MGVTIKIKGKQDSNEYKDAIVLKEIFEEELRKFPSTNGEILILSNVTLFGQETKDVDIIVIGNFDKFSMNIKTKSKTFQNEKEIFYPQENRNLFINDFCFVIETKLHSADKIKLEGTTLLVRYNDKLHDVTTQSENQKYSLKNYFEDRLNFSPYICNFIWLRNVSADTIKKDFLNSNPNLYDKHNYLPNKFTLRWLFQLACVQSIPYNPINKDTNQPKGYCTFKSLKYNQSYDFNEMDRIFDLFSKVKESMGDLNRRKLEQITKKILKEQIYAQAIGEKLVVISGRAGTGKTIKLINIACDLAENKGARCLILTYNHALVSDIKRILALGEIPDDIDSRSVNISTLHKFFYEILLGFEIQTEKSNKGNVYIPNYLNRYYDLLNEFYEYVKNKLIEHSDLEKLMKTRHQQIAWDYVLIDEGQDWNEIEKKIIFFIFGRQKSIVADGVDQLIRSQRRCNWIEGLRKDIDFVKTNEKISLRQKIVLVNFVNDIAAKLNTNWNLKAKEDYYGGKIIVKIGDYTEELHKREFEACKANLNSAYDMMFLCPPNLVYKRNQEGKEERYFIKTEEFFKKEISIWDGTKQDLRTNYPVDINQHRLLQYESCRGLEGWTVVCLELDEFMKYKFNTYKEEINQEELALESFEEKRERFVNLWTLIPLTRAIDTLIITIKDKNTQIAKILREIYLKNPDNIEWIE; encoded by the coding sequence ATGGGAGTAACTATTAAAATAAAAGGGAAACAGGACTCTAATGAATATAAAGATGCTATTGTTCTGAAAGAAATTTTTGAAGAAGAACTTAGAAAATTTCCAAGTACAAATGGAGAGATTTTAATATTAAGTAATGTAACACTTTTCGGTCAAGAAACAAAGGATGTTGATATTATTGTAATAGGAAATTTCGATAAATTTTCAATGAATATTAAAACAAAATCAAAAACTTTCCAAAATGAGAAAGAAATATTTTATCCTCAAGAAAATAGGAATCTCTTTATAAATGATTTTTGTTTTGTAATCGAAACAAAACTTCATTCTGCTGATAAAATTAAATTGGAAGGCACAACTTTATTAGTCCGTTATAACGATAAACTTCACGATGTTACAACCCAAAGTGAAAATCAGAAATATTCACTAAAAAATTATTTTGAAGATAGACTTAACTTTTCTCCATATATATGTAATTTCATCTGGCTTCGTAATGTAAGTGCTGACACAATTAAAAAAGATTTTTTAAATAGTAATCCTAACCTTTATGATAAGCATAATTATCTACCTAATAAATTTACTTTAAGATGGTTATTCCAATTAGCCTGCGTTCAATCAATACCTTATAATCCTATAAATAAAGATACTAATCAACCTAAAGGATATTGTACTTTTAAAAGTTTAAAATACAATCAAAGTTATGATTTTAATGAAATGGATAGGATTTTTGATTTGTTTTCAAAAGTCAAAGAATCTATGGGAGACTTAAATAGAAGAAAATTAGAACAAATCACAAAAAAAATACTTAAAGAACAAATTTATGCACAAGCCATAGGAGAAAAACTTGTTGTTATTTCTGGAAGAGCTGGAACAGGAAAGACTATAAAACTAATTAATATTGCTTGTGATTTAGCTGAAAATAAAGGAGCAAGGTGTTTGATACTTACTTATAATCATGCTTTAGTTAGTGATATAAAAAGAATACTAGCTTTGGGTGAAATACCTGATGATATAGATAGTCGTTCCGTCAATATATCAACTCTTCATAAATTTTTTTATGAAATATTATTAGGTTTTGAAATACAAACTGAAAAAAGTAATAAAGGAAATGTCTACATACCCAATTACTTAAATCGCTATTATGATTTGTTAAATGAGTTTTATGAGTACGTAAAAAATAAACTAATAGAACATTCTGACTTAGAAAAATTAATGAAAACAAGACATCAACAAATAGCATGGGATTATGTGTTAATTGATGAAGGTCAGGATTGGAATGAAATAGAAAAGAAAATCATTTTTTTTATTTTTGGAAGACAAAAATCTATTGTAGCAGATGGAGTAGATCAATTAATTCGTTCTCAAAGAAGATGTAATTGGATAGAAGGATTGAGGAAAGATATAGATTTTGTAAAAACAAATGAAAAAATAAGTTTGCGACAAAAAATAGTACTTGTAAATTTTGTAAATGATATAGCTGCTAAATTAAATACAAATTGGAATTTAAAAGCAAAGGAAGACTATTATGGAGGAAAAATAATTGTCAAAATAGGAGATTATACAGAAGAACTCCATAAAAGAGAGTTTGAAGCATGTAAAGCTAACCTGAATAGTGCCTATGACATGATGTTCCTATGTCCACCTAATTTAGTTTATAAGAGAAATCAAGAAGGAAAAGAAGAAAGATATTTTATTAAAACAGAAGAATTTTTCAAAAAAGAGATTTCTATATGGGATGGCACAAAACAAGATTTAAGGACAAATTATCCTGTAGATATTAATCAACATAGACTTTTACAATATGAATCATGTAGAGGTTTAGAAGGGTGGACTGTTGTTTGTTTAGAGTTAGATGAATTTATGAAGTATAAATTCAATACATATAAAGAAGAAATTAATCAAGAAGAGTTAGCTTTAGAATCCTTTGAAGAAAAGAGAGAAAGATTTGTAAATTTGTGGACATTAATTCCTCTTACAAGAGCAATAGATACTTTAATTATTACTATTAAAGACAAAAATACTCAAATAGCTAAAATTTTGAGAGAAATTTATTTAAAAAATCCAGACAATATAGAGTGGATAGAATAG
- a CDS encoding GyrI-like domain-containing protein has product MKIIGISVRTTNQNGQAMQDIGNLWQRFFSEQILAKIPNKVSDAIYSIYTDYQKDYTEPYTCIIGVEVTTLSTIPDGLEGREFPEQTFEKFVAKGAMPQAVGAMWQHIWDNDATLNRTYIYDYERYTEKSQQGDTSEVDIFIGVKENK; this is encoded by the coding sequence ATGAAAATAATAGGAATTAGTGTACGCACTACCAATCAGAACGGACAAGCGATGCAAGACATCGGAAACCTTTGGCAACGCTTTTTTAGCGAGCAAATTTTGGCAAAAATACCCAATAAGGTAAGCGATGCCATTTACAGCATCTACACCGATTACCAAAAGGACTATACCGAGCCTTATACTTGTATCATAGGAGTGGAAGTTACCACGCTCAGCACGATTCCCGACGGCTTAGAAGGCAGGGAATTCCCTGAACAAACTTTTGAAAAGTTTGTAGCCAAAGGCGCAATGCCTCAAGCTGTAGGGGCAATGTGGCAACATATCTGGGACAACGACGCCACGCTCAATCGCACTTATATATACGACTATGAGCGCTACACCGAGAAGTCTCAGCAAGGTGATACCTCCGAAGTAGATATTTTTATAGGCGTAAAAGAGAACAAATAA
- a CDS encoding GyrI-like domain-containing protein has product MKIIGISVRTTNQNGQAMQDIGNLWQRFFSEQILAKIPNKVSDAIYSIYTDYQKDYTEPYTCIIGVEVTTLSTIPDGLEGREFPEQTFEKFVAKGAMPQAVGAMWQHIWDNDATLNRTYIYDYERYTEKSQQGDTSEVDIFIGVKENK; this is encoded by the coding sequence ATGAAAATCATAGGAATTAGTGTACGCACTACCAATCAGAACGGACAAGCGATGCAAGACATCGGAAACCTTTGGCAACGCTTTTTTAGCGAGCAAATTTTGGCAAAAATACCCAATAAGGTAAGCGATGCCATTTACAGCATCTACACCGATTACCAAAAGGACTATACCGAGCCTTATACTTGTATAATAGGAGTGGAAGTTACCACGCTCAGCACGATTCCCGACGGCTTAGAAGGCAGGGAATTCCCTGAACAAACTTTTGAAAAGTTTGTAGCCAAAGGCGCAATGCCTCAAGCTGTAGGGGCAATGTGGCAACATATCTGGGACAACGACGCCACGCTCAATCGCACTTATATATATGACTATGAGCGCTACACCGAGAAGTCTCAGCAAGGTGATACCTCCGAAGTAGATATTTTTATAGGCGTAAAAGAGAACAAATAA
- a CDS encoding transposase has protein sequence MSCVQLDGSHTRCRQKGESAGYQARKKAITTNSIFLCDNKGQMIAMGSPKAGNHDDLYEIEEVLKEILALLEEAGIEHKGLFLNADAGFDSKSLRDFLESKEIIANIKPNPRNGEQPDVYFDEELYKNRFKIEQANGWLDGYKGLIMRYEYLDVTWIGMLLLGFISKFLKKV, from the coding sequence ATGTCTTGCGTTCAATTGGATGGTAGTCATACACGTTGTCGTCAAAAAGGAGAATCTGCAGGTTATCAAGCAAGAAAAAAAGCCATAACCACAAATAGCATTTTTTTGTGTGATAATAAAGGGCAAATGATAGCAATGGGAAGTCCTAAAGCTGGAAATCACGATGACTTATATGAAATAGAAGAAGTACTAAAAGAAATCTTAGCTTTATTAGAAGAAGCAGGAATAGAACACAAAGGACTGTTTCTCAATGCTGATGCAGGATTTGATAGTAAGTCTCTTAGAGATTTTTTAGAAAGCAAAGAAATTATAGCAAATATTAAACCTAATCCCCGAAATGGAGAGCAACCAGATGTTTATTTTGATGAAGAATTGTACAAAAATAGGTTTAAGATTGAACAAGCAAATGGTTGGCTTGACGGATATAAAGGTTTGATAATGAGATATGAGTATCTTGATGTAACTTGGATTGGAATGCTCCTATTAGGGTTTATCTCCAAGTTCCTCAAAAAAGTTTAA
- a CDS encoding helix-turn-helix domain-containing protein: MLNTSDFVVRLQTIMDYYGLSASAFADALEIQRSGISHLLSERNKPSLDFILRLVEKFPEVDMYWITQGKGIFPPVKEAEKEPKAAYPIDLFSQELSQSTAQKSVVENKQTIDVVEKEDSDITNIITSVNKSTKVTAPETIKAQGNANTNVNKEIQCIIIFYTNKKFEVFENV, from the coding sequence ATGTTAAACACAAGTGATTTTGTAGTACGCCTACAAACCATAATGGATTATTACGGATTAAGTGCTTCAGCTTTTGCCGATGCACTTGAAATACAGCGCTCAGGTATCTCGCACCTACTTTCAGAGCGCAACAAGCCCAGTCTGGATTTTATATTGCGTTTAGTTGAGAAATTCCCCGAGGTAGATATGTATTGGATTACACAGGGAAAAGGTATTTTTCCACCTGTAAAAGAGGCTGAGAAGGAGCCAAAAGCGGCTTATCCTATTGATTTATTCAGTCAGGAACTCAGTCAGAGTACAGCTCAAAAATCAGTAGTAGAGAATAAGCAAACTATCGACGTTGTAGAGAAAGAAGATTCTGACATTACAAATATAATCACATCTGTAAACAAATCTACAAAAGTTACGGCTCCTGAAACTATAAAGGCTCAAGGTAATGCTAATACAAATGTAAACAAAGAGATTCAATGTATTATTATATTTTATACCAATAAAAAGTTTGAAGTTTTCGAGAATGTATAA
- a CDS encoding thiol-activated cytolysin family protein, with translation MKQKYCGSLVVAFLSIFVVGCVFEKSFEEWISGLYPLRFHVEREQVLSSTPTGRVQNGKAEYTENVKVQQVIDPIAALDINGNEEIYPACVFNGDDFINGQQLKPIKIEAAKDVELNLTFRGRESQVIKFNSLGSVAEVNYEAQKAVKANAGTLTGNKSAVYLQYVGNEVSTTESLNKTIGAYLPKNDFTKWVQFHFDFDEKAVLQQTKKYVCVRVLQGIYKVGVSAKAADAWGIGNEGTYYVPGYISEVLYGQSAVLLIESNVMANELTAQLQQAVATELGEAADTAAVSAINQLFASGKVQVVSLSGDGSSRQRIKTLSALTDFFKLPSANFLSSICTPIAYKVSDIRNHKEVTVLRSYTEIRSVWK, from the coding sequence ATGAAGCAGAAATATTGTGGTAGCTTAGTAGTCGCCTTCCTATCGATATTCGTTGTAGGTTGTGTATTTGAAAAATCGTTTGAGGAATGGATTTCAGGTTTATACCCATTACGCTTTCACGTTGAGAGAGAACAAGTGCTCTCCTCTACTCCAACAGGGAGAGTACAAAACGGTAAAGCGGAATACACCGAGAATGTAAAAGTACAGCAAGTGATTGACCCTATTGCCGCTCTGGATATTAATGGTAATGAGGAAATTTATCCTGCTTGTGTGTTCAATGGTGATGATTTTATCAATGGGCAGCAATTGAAGCCTATAAAGATTGAGGCGGCTAAGGATGTGGAACTTAACTTGACTTTTCGAGGACGAGAAAGCCAAGTTATAAAATTTAATAGCTTAGGTTCTGTAGCCGAAGTGAATTATGAGGCACAAAAAGCTGTAAAAGCCAATGCAGGCACATTGACAGGGAATAAATCGGCTGTATACTTACAGTATGTTGGCAATGAAGTGAGTACTACAGAGAGTTTGAATAAGACGATAGGGGCTTATCTGCCTAAAAACGACTTTACCAAATGGGTACAATTTCACTTTGATTTTGATGAAAAGGCAGTATTACAGCAAACAAAAAAGTATGTCTGTGTGAGGGTATTACAAGGTATTTACAAAGTAGGTGTAAGTGCGAAAGCCGCTGATGCGTGGGGTATTGGCAATGAAGGAACTTATTATGTGCCAGGCTACATAAGCGAGGTGCTCTACGGACAGTCGGCAGTGCTACTGATTGAAAGCAACGTTATGGCTAATGAGCTTACAGCGCAATTGCAGCAAGCAGTGGCAACTGAACTTGGTGAAGCAGCGGATACAGCTGCTGTTAGTGCTATTAACCAGCTTTTTGCTAGTGGTAAGGTGCAGGTAGTGAGCCTTTCAGGAGATGGCAGTAGCAGGCAGCGCATCAAAACGCTGAGTGCCTTAACAGACTTCTTTAAGTTGCCTTCTGCAAACTTCCTCAGTAGTATCTGTACTCCCATTGCCTATAAAGTTTCGGATATAAGAAATCACAAAGAGGTGACTGTACTACGCAGTTATACAGAAATCAGAAGCGTTTGGAAGTAA
- the pepE gene encoding dipeptidase PepE, with translation MKKILLASTSTVYGGTYLSYLKEAMTVFFVNVDEVLFVPYARPSGITHEAYTEVAQSGFEVIGKRIVGLHTFADPAKAIRTAQAIFTGGGNTFLLVKQLYDLGLMDVLREVVLSGTPYMGTSAGSNIAGRTMQTTNDMPIVYPSSFKTLGVVPFNINPHYLDPDPTSKHKGETRETRIKEFLVLNDTPVVGLREGSWLLVEGERISLEGELTARLFEKRKEPYESKEIKF, from the coding sequence ATGAAAAAGATACTTTTAGCCAGTACTTCTACAGTGTATGGAGGTACGTATTTATCGTATTTGAAGGAAGCAATGACAGTTTTCTTTGTAAATGTAGATGAGGTGCTATTTGTGCCTTATGCACGCCCGAGTGGGATTACACACGAAGCCTATACCGAGGTGGCACAGAGTGGATTTGAGGTAATAGGAAAGCGCATAGTCGGCTTGCACACCTTTGCAGACCCTGCTAAAGCTATAAGAACAGCACAGGCAATATTCACAGGTGGAGGGAATACCTTTTTGCTAGTAAAGCAGCTTTATGACTTAGGGCTAATGGACGTACTGCGCGAGGTGGTACTTAGCGGTACACCTTATATGGGAACCAGCGCAGGGAGTAACATCGCAGGACGGACGATGCAGACCACTAACGATATGCCTATCGTCTATCCATCGAGCTTTAAGACGCTGGGGGTGGTGCCTTTTAATATCAATCCACACTATCTTGACCCTGACCCTACGAGTAAGCACAAGGGCGAGACACGCGAGACGCGCATCAAAGAGTTCTTAGTACTTAACGACACCCCTGTGGTAGGATTACGCGAAGGTAGTTGGCTACTTGTTGAAGGTGAGCGTATTAGTCTTGAAGGTGAACTTACGGCAAGGTTATTTGAGAAGAGAAAGGAGCCGTACGAGAGCAAAGAAATAAAATTTTAA
- a CDS encoding tetratricopeptide repeat protein, with product MKKPLLIASALLISAVAFGQKKELKEIEKQIKRGELAEAQSGLNALKGNIDGTEFAPQFYFLEGSVNVEQAKKNTNVLSSLQAATTAFAKVKQLEGGKGKYASQIQALSNEAVNLAMKQAQQTYERKDLKNAAVAFEQVYRLSPRDTVFLYNAAVVAVENKDYNTALKHYKELKDLGYDGAEVQYIATNKQTNKEESFPDKNQRDIMVKGGTHIKPRQEKTPSRRADIIKNIAFIYVEQGKSDDALKAFAEARKAYPKDANLILAEANIYLQLDKKDEFKQRMQEAAQLDPNNADLHYNIGVINMQQGNIAEARKGFEQALKIKPKYPEAALNLSTTYINEGNGLIEEMNKLGNSAADIKKFNELKAQKETLFKKGAEVLENYTKANGNDNSILEQLKNIYGALGDSANFQRLKKLLGQ from the coding sequence ATGAAAAAACCATTATTAATTGCATCAGCTTTACTCATTTCAGCTGTAGCTTTTGGTCAGAAAAAAGAGCTTAAAGAAATTGAGAAACAGATTAAAAGAGGTGAATTAGCAGAGGCACAGAGTGGATTGAATGCCCTGAAAGGAAACATTGATGGTACTGAGTTTGCACCACAGTTCTACTTTTTAGAAGGTTCTGTGAATGTTGAACAGGCTAAGAAGAATACGAATGTACTCTCGTCATTGCAAGCTGCTACGACTGCTTTTGCTAAGGTAAAACAACTGGAAGGAGGCAAAGGTAAATATGCGAGCCAAATACAAGCTCTTAGCAATGAAGCAGTGAACTTGGCAATGAAGCAAGCACAACAGACTTATGAACGCAAGGACCTTAAGAATGCAGCAGTAGCTTTTGAACAAGTATATCGCCTCAGTCCACGTGATACAGTTTTCTTGTACAATGCCGCAGTAGTAGCCGTTGAAAACAAGGATTACAACACTGCTTTAAAGCACTATAAAGAGTTAAAAGACTTGGGATATGATGGTGCTGAAGTGCAGTATATCGCTACCAACAAGCAAACTAATAAAGAAGAGTCATTCCCTGATAAAAATCAACGTGATATTATGGTGAAGGGTGGCACACACATCAAGCCAAGACAAGAAAAAACACCGTCACGTCGTGCAGACATCATTAAAAATATTGCTTTTATATATGTAGAGCAAGGAAAGAGTGATGACGCTTTAAAGGCTTTTGCTGAAGCGAGAAAAGCATATCCAAAAGATGCTAACTTAATACTTGCGGAAGCAAATATTTACTTGCAATTAGACAAGAAAGACGAGTTCAAGCAACGTATGCAAGAAGCAGCTCAGTTAGACCCTAACAACGCTGACCTTCACTACAATATTGGGGTAATCAATATGCAGCAGGGCAATATTGCTGAAGCCAGAAAGGGATTTGAGCAAGCCTTGAAAATCAAACCTAAATACCCAGAAGCTGCATTGAACCTTTCAACTACTTATATCAATGAGGGCAATGGACTTATTGAGGAAATGAACAAACTCGGTAACTCAGCTGCTGATATTAAGAAGTTCAACGAACTGAAAGCCCAAAAAGAAACTTTATTCAAAAAAGGTGCTGAAGTATTGGAAAACTACACCAAGGCTAATGGTAATGACAACAGCATTTTGGAACAGTTGAAAAATATCTACGGTGCGTTGGGTGACAGTGCTAACTTCCAAAGATTGAAAAAATTATTAGGTCAATAA
- the truA gene encoding tRNA pseudouridine(38-40) synthase TruA, translating to MRYFIEFSYNGKNYHGWQSQPNANSVQETLEKAMSTILRTPIALIGAGRTDSGVHAKQMFAHFDINEPLDMYFCNRLNAFLPKDIAIHQLHKVKDDAHARFDAVKRTYQYYISTVKDAFAYEYSMYLNSPLDIKAMNTAAQVLFKYIDFQCFSKTHTDVKTYLCKIYEAHWERVDSQLVFTISADRFLRNMVRAVVGTLIEVGLHKLSFADFEEIIHSRNRSNAGASVPACGLFLTQVEYPEEIFLKKVS from the coding sequence ATGCGTTACTTTATTGAGTTTTCATACAATGGAAAGAATTACCACGGATGGCAAAGTCAGCCTAATGCTAACTCTGTGCAGGAAACATTGGAAAAGGCTATGAGTACCATACTTCGTACGCCTATTGCGCTCATAGGTGCTGGGCGTACTGACAGTGGCGTACACGCAAAGCAGATGTTCGCCCACTTTGATATAAATGAACCTCTTGATATGTACTTTTGTAATAGGCTCAATGCTTTTTTACCTAAGGACATAGCAATCCACCAACTGCATAAGGTAAAAGATGATGCTCACGCACGTTTTGACGCTGTAAAGCGTACCTATCAGTACTATATTAGCACTGTGAAGGATGCTTTTGCGTATGAATATAGTATGTACTTGAATTCGCCTTTAGATATAAAAGCGATGAATACCGCAGCACAAGTGCTGTTTAAATATATCGACTTTCAATGTTTTTCTAAGACACATACAGATGTAAAGACCTATCTCTGCAAAATCTATGAGGCGCATTGGGAACGTGTAGATTCACAGCTTGTATTTACCATCAGTGCTGATCGCTTTCTAAGGAATATGGTGCGAGCTGTGGTGGGTACTCTTATTGAGGTAGGTTTACATAAGTTATCCTTTGCTGATTTTGAAGAGATTATACACAGTAGAAATCGCTCTAATGCAGGAGCCTCAGTGCCAGCGTGTGGCTTATTCTTAACTCAAGTGGAATATCCAGAGGAGATATTTTTGAAAAAAGTAAGTTAA
- the rsmG gene encoding 16S rRNA (guanine(527)-N(7))-methyltransferase RsmG, producing the protein MELIEKYFSLTEAQKLQFGKLKALYEDWNAKINVISRKDMDDFYERHVLHSLAIAKVIRFAEGTDILDVGTGGGFPGIPLALLMPEVRFTLVDSIGKKIRVVNEVVTVLGIENVIAIQSRAEELTEAYDFIVSRAVTQMRDFVPWVKQRVKRNSRHQLKNGILYLKGGDLTAELSSFPEAQLTEISSFYEEPFFETKKVVYLPLS; encoded by the coding sequence ATGGAACTTATTGAGAAATATTTTTCACTCACCGAGGCTCAGAAGTTGCAGTTTGGCAAACTCAAGGCCTTGTATGAGGATTGGAATGCAAAGATCAACGTGATCTCTCGCAAGGATATGGACGACTTTTACGAGCGCCACGTGCTGCATTCACTTGCTATTGCCAAGGTAATACGCTTTGCCGAAGGTACTGACATACTTGACGTGGGGACAGGTGGAGGCTTCCCAGGTATTCCACTCGCCCTATTGATGCCCGAGGTACGCTTCACCTTAGTGGATTCCATAGGGAAGAAAATACGAGTTGTAAATGAAGTAGTTACCGTCTTAGGCATTGAGAATGTAATTGCGATACAATCACGCGCTGAAGAGCTCACCGAGGCGTACGACTTTATCGTCAGTAGGGCGGTCACCCAAATGCGCGACTTTGTGCCTTGGGTAAAGCAAAGGGTAAAACGCAACTCACGCCATCAGCTTAAAAACGGTATACTTTATCTCAAAGGGGGTGATCTCACAGCTGAGCTTTCTTCATTCCCTGAGGCACAGCTCACTGAGATAAGTTCATTCTACGAAGAGCCTTTTTTTGAGACAAAGAAGGTAGTTTATCTGCCGCTGAGCTAA